The genomic DNA CCCGTTCAATATTTTGTCCCTCACGTTTACCAATAAAGCAGCACGTGAAATGCGTGAACGTATAGAGGGTGTGGTAGGCCCCGAGGCACGTAATCTTTGGATGGGAACTTTTCACTCTGTATTTGCCAAACTGTTACGTTATGAAGCACATCGTTTGGGTTACCCCAGCAACTTCACGATTTATGATACCGATGATAGCAAAAGCCTCATCAAATCTATATTGAAAGAAATGCAATTGGATGATAAAGTATATAAACCTTCCATGGTTTTGTCACGTATTTCTTCAGCCAAAAATAATTTAATATCGCCCGATGGCTATGCAGCAGATGCAGAAATAAAAGACAATGATGTGAGTGCCCAACGACCATTGATGGGTGAAATATATATGCGTTACCAAAGTCGCTGTTTTAAAAGTGGGGCTATGGATTTTGATGATTTATTATTCAATACGAACAAAATTCTAAAACAATTTCCGGATGCATTATCTAAGTATCAGCACAAATTTAAATATATATTGGTGGATGAGTACCAGGACACAAATTATTCGCAATATGTTATAGTAAGACGGCTTGCTGCCATGCATGAAAATATATGTGTGGTGGGCGATGATGCCCAGAGTATCTATGCTTTCCGTGGTGCTACTATCGAAAATATATTAAACTTTAAAAAGGATTATAAGGAGGCAAAAATATTTAAACTGGAGCAAAATTATCGCAGTACACAAACCATTGTACAAGCATCGGGCGGTGTGATAAAAAATAATAAAGACCAACTTAAAAAAGAAGTTTGGACAGATAATGCAATGGGCGATAAGATTAAAATTATTCGTGCCATTAGCGATAATGAAGAAGCCAAACTTGTGGCAGAGGGTGTGTTTGAGCACAAAATGCAAAACCGTTCTTATAATAAAGATTTCGCAGTATTATATAGAACCAATTCGCAAAGTCGTGCACTAGAGGAAGCTTTCAGAAGAGCGAATATTGGCTATAAGATTGTAGGCGGTATGAGTTTCTACCAACGCAAGGAAATAAAAGATTTACTAGCATATTATAGACTTACCGTAAACCCCAATGATGAAGAGGCATTGAAGCGAATTATTAATTATCCAGCTCGCGGCATTGGCGATACCACACTCACGCATATTATAACAATTGCCGATGCAAAAAATATATCTTTATGGGAAGTATTACAAAGTGCAGAACAACATGCCGACCTGAAAAGTGCTTATAAAAAACTCACCGATTTTAGATCCTTAATACAAAGTTTTATTATCGAAAATAGAAAAAATAATGCGTATGATACTGCCATGTATGTTGCCAAGCATAGTGGTATACTCAAACATTTGTATGATGATAAGACTGTGGAGGGAATGGCACGCCACGAAAATATAGAGGAATTATTAAGTGGCATTAAAGAATTTGTGGAAGAAGATGAAGTATCATTATATGATAATGAACCCATGCCTCGCACCTTGGAATTTTACTTGCAAAATATTGCATTGCTTACCGATAATCAAAGTGATAGCACCGATACGGACGTGGTGCAAATGATGACCATACATTCATCCAAGGGGTTGGAGTTCGATAATTTATTTGTAGTAGGTTTAGAAGAGAATTTATTTCCTTCGCAAATGAGTTTGGGCAGTCGTGCAGAATTGGAAGAGGAACGCAGATTGTTTTATGTAGCCATTACGCGTGCCCGCAAAAAATTAACCTTAAGTTTTGCGACCACACGTTTTCGTTTTGGTAGTTTGCTCAATTGCGAACCTAGTCGTTTTTTAAATGAAATAGACCCGTCACTTGTGGAAATGGCAATAACGATGCAGCCTAATTTTAAAACAGGTTTTGGAGGCTTCGATGATTTTGAAAATAAGGGAGCTTTCTTTGGACAAAAATCGCAGCCCAAACAATTTTCTCAAAAAGAAGTGGGTGCATTCAAAGGTAAACCGCCCGTTAATAATCCTATTGGAAAAATA from Bacteroidota bacterium includes the following:
- a CDS encoding 3'-5' exonuclease; translated protein: MDYLKDLNPEQLAAVECTEGAVMIVAGAGSGKTRVLTYRIANIMQKGVDPFNILSLTFTNKAAREMRERIEGVVGPEARNLWMGTFHSVFAKLLRYEAHRLGYPSNFTIYDTDDSKSLIKSILKEMQLDDKVYKPSMVLSRISSAKNNLISPDGYAADAEIKDNDVSAQRPLMGEIYMRYQSRCFKSGAMDFDDLLFNTNKILKQFPDALSKYQHKFKYILVDEYQDTNYSQYVIVRRLAAMHENICVVGDDAQSIYAFRGATIENILNFKKDYKEAKIFKLEQNYRSTQTIVQASGGVIKNNKDQLKKEVWTDNAMGDKIKIIRAISDNEEAKLVAEGVFEHKMQNRSYNKDFAVLYRTNSQSRALEEAFRRANIGYKIVGGMSFYQRKEIKDLLAYYRLTVNPNDEEALKRIINYPARGIGDTTLTHIITIADAKNISLWEVLQSAEQHADLKSAYKKLTDFRSLIQSFIIENRKNNAYDTAMYVAKHSGILKHLYDDKTVEGMARHENIEELLSGIKEFVEEDEVSLYDNEPMPRTLEFYLQNIALLTDNQSDSTDTDVVQMMTIHSSKGLEFDNLFVVGLEENLFPSQMSLGSRAELEEERRLFYVAITRARKKLTLSFATTRFRFGSLLNCEPSRFLNEIDPSLVEMAITMQPNFKTGFGGFDDFENKGAFFGQKSQPKQFSQKEVGAFKGKPPVNNPIGKIIPKHPTPPAIKDFIPEDTSKLEAGMTVQHMRFGTGKVIELDGKGDERKATIEFDQFGSKKIILKFAKLRIL